Within Dysgonomonas sp. HDW5A, the genomic segment GTACTTTTGGTTTGATACCTTTGTTTTCGATTCCTTTAATGACCGATTCCAATATGGGATTGCCTTCGATTTTATTTTATCGTTTTTTGTTTTCGACTTTGCTGATGGGGGCTATCTGCTTGTTTAAAAAAGAAAATTTCAGAATATCAAAAAAGAATCTAGTGACGATTGGATGGCTAGGGGTGCTTTATGCCGCAACAGCTATGTGCCTTATTTATTCATACAAATATATACCGAGTGGATTGGCTACTACAATTCATTTTCTCTATCCTATTGCGGTTAGTTTCTTGATGGTTGTCTTTTTTAAAGAACGAAAATCCATAGTGCTTTTTCTGGCAGCCGTTTTGTCACTTATTGGAGTTGCCCTGCTTTGCTGGAGTGGCGAGGGCAGTATTAATCTGATTGGTGTTGCAATAGCCTCCCTTACCGTAATAACTTATTCGGTATATATAGTAGGGATCAATCAATCATCTGTAGGAAAGATGAATGCCGAAATTCTTACATTTTATATACTCCTGTCGGGTGCTGTCTTATTCTTTATATTTGCTGCCACTTCTGACGGGGGAGTCGAGTTAATACCTGATACCACAGCCCTTTGGAGGTTGTCGTTGCTGGCATTTCTGCCCACCGTAATTTCTGATCTGACTTTGATTTTAGCTATAAAATATGCAGGTTCTACCATTACGTCTATTTTAGGTTCTATGGAACCACTGGTTGCAGTACTGATCGGCGTGCTGTATTTTTCCGAATACTTTAATTTAAATAGTGGTTTTGGTATATTGCTGATATTAGTTTCCGTGAGCTTAGTTATTGTCTTTGGCAAGCAAAAGAAAGAGTCTATGTTGGGCGACTAATTGATCTTCTATCTGTTTGTTTAGGCTCTTTTGTCCTTTAGTCAGTAATTTGCTGTTTTTCTGTAATTAATGTTCGTTATTAAATAAATATAATTATTTTTGGCGGTTAAACGTTAAATTGATTGAAAGTCTTTGATTTATTTAACTTGAAAGAACATCATTAACTATTACTTAATATTGAAAATGTAATTATGGAAGAAGAAACAGTAAAGCCGGATGCTACGCCTAGAATAAAAAGAAATAAAGAAGTTCCTTCGGCAGCTTTTGTCGGAGCCGCTTGGTTCGTCTTGTTTGTAGGGGTAATTGCTTATCTCATTGGTTTGTGGAATGCCGAAATGCAATTAAACGAAAAAGGATATTATTTTACAATACTATTGTTCGGTCTGTTCTCTGCAGTAACGCTTCAAAAAAGTGTAAGAGATAAACTCGAAGGAATTCCCGTAACCAATATCTTTTTTGCTATTAGTTGGTTTGGTACAATTGTTTCGATATTGCTATTGGTTGTTGGATTATGGAACGCTGAGTTAGCATTGAGTGAAAAAGGCTTTTATGGTATGTCTTATACCTTAAGTTTATTTGCAGCCATATCTGTTCAGAAAAATATTAGAGACACAGCTGAATCGGAAAGATGAAAAAAGTAAAAATATTTTTAGCCGTATTTGTAGTATTACTCGCTATCGTTGTTGGTGGAGGTATTTACATGTTTGGCGTTTCGTTGGATAGAAAAGTAACACCAACGGACGAAGAAGATGCTTATGCTTTTCTTTATGATCACGATCCTAATCTGAAACTCTGGGTAGATAGCCTACGCCGGGAATCAGCCCTGAGGGATACATTTATCGTTGCCGACGATGGCAGTAAACTTCATGCGTTGTATGTTCGTTCGGCCATTGAGTCGCCTAATACAGCACTTATTATTCATGGATATACCGATAATTCGATTCGTATGTTGATGATTGGTCATCTGTACAATAAAGAGATGAACTATAATATCTTGCTTCCCGATTTGAGAGCACATGGAAAAAGCGATGGTGAATATATTCAGATGGGTTGGAAAGATCGTTTGGATATTCTGAAATGGATAGATGTTTCTAAAGGCATATACGGAGATACTACCAATATGGTTATTCACGGTATATCGATGGGAGCAGCCACCACGATGATGACATCGGGAGAAGATCTGCCCGAAAATATCAAATGTTTTGTTGAAGATTGTGGATATACCAGTGTTTGGGACGAATTTAAGCACAAGCTTAAAGATGAATATGGATTACCTGCATTTCCTATATTGCCAGTAACCTCTTTATATACTCAAATGAAGGTCGACTGGAATTTTAAAGAAGCATCATCCTTAGAGCAAATCAAAAAAAGTAAGTTACCTATGTTTTTCATTCATGGCGATAAAGATACCTATGTACCCACATGGATGGTGAATAAGCTTTATGAAGCCAAACAAGGTGATAAAGAACTATGGGTTGTACCCAATGTTGAACATGCTAATGCTTATTGGGATTGTACTGATGAATACGTAACCAAAACCAATAACTTTGTAAGTAAATACATCAATTAAGGTCACAGACCTTTTTATAATATAGTAAAGGCGTGTTATAAACTCGCCTTTCGTCATTTTTAGTATCTTTGTAAAATATGAGCTAAAATTAGAGTCATGGAAAATAGAATAACAAAACTTTTTAATATAAAATACCCGATTATATCGGGAGGTATGGTTTGGTGTAGTGGCTGGAGATTGGCTTCTGCCGTAAGTAATGCCGGAGGACTTGGTCTTATAGGTGCAGGATCTATGTATCCTGAAGTACTCAGAGAGCATATCCAAAAATGCAAAGCAGCAACCAATAATACATTTGGGGTGAATGTGCCTCTACTGTATCCTAATATTGAAGAGATAATAAATATTATAATCGAAGAAGGAGTAAAAGTCGTATTTACTTCTGCCGGAAACCCCAAGACATGGACTAAGAAATTACAGGAGCATGGTATTAAAGTAGCCCATGTAGTATCCAGTTCTAAGTTTGCAGTTAAATGTCAGGAAGCTGGCGTTGATGCAGTTGTTGCCGAAGGATTCGAGGCCGGAGGGCACAACGGAAGAGAAGAAACCACAACTTTGACTTTGATTCCTCAAGTTCGTAAAAGTATCGATATTCCTTTGATTGCTGCCGGAGGTATTGCAACAGGTAACACCATGTTGGCTGCTTTGGCTTTAGGAGCCGAAGGGGTGCAAATAGGAACCCGTTTTGCATTGACTCAGGAAAGTTCGGCTTCTGCTGAATTTAAAAATCTGTGTGTAAGTCTTAACGAAGGAGATACATTGCTGTCTCTTAAGAAAGTAGGGCCAACCCGCATGATAAAAAATGAATTCTACAAACAAGTACAGGAAGCTGAAGACAGAGGAGCCTCTGCCGAAGAAATAAAAGCTCTTTTGGGTAAAGGACGCTCTAAAAAAGGAATATTCGAAGGAGACCTTGTGGAGGGTGAACTCGAAATAGGGCAAATTGCTTCCTTGATTAAAGACCTGCCTTTGGCCGGAGATGTTGTAAAATCAATTATCACAGAATTCAATACAAGTGCAAAAGCTCTGTCGGGAATTTCTTTCTAAGAGCTCAGATCTTTTGAATCTATTCTGTTACTTAATTACTTGTAACTACTTAAAATGCAATACGATCTTTTTGCACCCATACCAAAATATAAATTAATAAGCCTTTCGAGTGGTAGCAGTGGTAATTGCTACTACTTGGGAACTTCTCAGTACGGTATCCTTATCGATGCTGGTATTGGGATGCGTACTATAAAAAAATACTTGCGTGAATACGGTATCGCTATGGAAACCATCATTGCAGTATTGGTTACGCACGATCATGCTGATCACATAAAATCAATCGGAGGTTTCGGCGGGAAATTGAATATTCCGGTGTATGCTACAGAAACCGTTCATGCAGGCATCGAGAGAAGCCGTTTTGTCGAAGAAAAATTTACGGGAGCTAAGCGAATCGTTGAAAAAGAAAAAACATTTGAGATAAAAGAGTTTCAGATAACAGCTTTCGATGTTCCGCACGATACGATTGAAAACGTAGGATATCAAATCAAGATTGCAGATAAAACCATTGTTTTGGTTACCGACGTAGGTCGTATCACCGAAACAGTCTCTAAATATGCCCGATCGGCAAATCACCTGATTATTGAAGCCAATTACGATGAAGAGATGCTTAGTTGCGGACGTTACCCTGCTTATCTCAAGCAGCGTATTACTTCGGGAATGGGACATTTGAGTAATCGCCTTACAGGAGAGCTGTTAACTTCCATCTATCACGATAAGATGGACGAGATATGGCTCTGTCATCTCAGTCAGGATAATAATCACCCCGACCTTGCTTACAAAACAGTAGAATGTGCTTTAAATTTACAAGGGATAAAGGTGGGTAAAGATGTCAATCTTAAAACTCTCAGTCGGGGAAAACCCTCAGGATTAATTGAGTTTTAAGGTCACAGACCTTTTTGGCACTTTGGTAAGTATAACAAATATAGATTGTACAACGATAAAATATACCAATAAATTTTATTCTTTACTTAAATAGTAAACCTATAAAATGAATCAGTAATTGCTCTATAGTTGTAATTACTGATTTTTTATTATATTTGTGAAACATAAAAGCCTCTTTTTGAAAGATATGTCAATGCAATTAACAAATACATTTGTTTGTAATAATCTAAATTTTAACTATTTAGATTTGTCTGCTTGCGTTGAAATATTAGAGAGAGAGAGAGAGAGAGAGAGAGAGAGAGAGAGAGAGAGAGAGAGCTAAATAATGCCTCTTCGCATGTATTAATTCCTATTTTATTCCTTTATTTTCCAGGCGGCAAATTTTGTCTGTCTGCTTCATTGTGTATTATCGACTCGTATATCTTCTGCACCAGAGTGTTTCCTGAAAAACATTATTTAAGTTGTCTCCCAACAGTTTACTATTCAAATGATTTATTTTTTTTGTTGTCGTTTAAAATCTGTATAGTCAGACTGTTAAAGGCGCAACTTTCACGGGTAGAGTCATGTAGTGATTACATGTCTCTGCCTTTTTTGTCATACAACCAACTAACTGATATATCTAAATTATAAAACAAATGAGAAAGAATTTATTGTTATTATTCGGATTGTTTTTTATTGCTTTTACGTATGGACAGGTAGGAATTAATACCGAAAGTCCTTTAGGTTTATTACATATCGATGCCGGAGTTGCCGGGGTTACATCTGATGATGTGATAATATTGAACGATGGTAAAGTCGGGATAGGTACAACTACTCCTTCTAATAAACTTTCGATTGTAAATACAGGGGGCGACACGGGGTTGCATTTACCTAATGGAGCAGCATCCGGCAGAGTCTTAACGTCCGACACTCAGGGGAATGGAGTTTGGATATCTGGTGCGGTTCAATATCAAACATCAGTCTATGGGGTTGGAAACCAATTGCTGGTAAATGGTGCGGTTTTCCCGAATTTTGCAAAACTAACCAGTTTGAGAGGCGTTCTTTTTGATCGCGCAAAAGATATATATGGGGCAGCTTATGGATGGGATGTAAACAATCAGCAATATGTTGCACCGGTATCAGGGGTTTACAGAATAGCCTACGGTGTATATTTTCAGACCAGAGGTAATATCGGGGAAAATTTCCGAGCCTATATATTTCGTAATGGGACTCAATTTATAAATAGCGGGCTGGTTTCCGTTACAGATGCAGGATATGATATTGCCAGTTTTGTTATGGGGCTTACCAATTTGGCTAAAGGAGATGTGATAGATTTGAGGGTCTCATGTCAACCATCGGGAATATTAGCTTATTGGGCAGGCGTAGGACACACTTTTTTAATCATAGAGTCACTGTAATTTATAATTTTTATAAGATAACAACAATGCAGACCAACTGGTCGGTTTGTGTTGTTGTTTATTCCAGCATCAAATTAAGAACAGGCTGATGTTCTTCGAAAAGAGAAGAATATTCTACCGTTAATTCATTGGTGTGAAATCCGAGAAGCAAGCGAGTCAGCATATTTATATTCACTTCAATATTCGGATTTGATTGGCAGTGTTTTACATGTCCACCGCTAATTTGATAAATCTGGTTCTCAACTTTGATTGTGAAATCTTTATCTGTATTTTTTTGTGCGTATAATCCCAGCATAAATAGAGGATCTATTACACAAGACATACCTCTTAAATTGAACTTAGGAGGTTTACTATCTAAGATATATTCTTTGACAATTGTCTCAAAATCGTACTTCGATTTCAAAACGCAGAAATCTCTTTGCTGATATTCTTTATCGAATGCTTTATATATTTCCTCAGAATCGCCTGTATGTTTATCTAAGAAGCTTTTGAATCCTATATCTTCGGAGCTTTCTTCGAATGTCGTTTCGAATCCGTATTTCTTGTAATACCCGAAAAGCCAGTCTTCGGCAGGAACCAAGATCGAAAGAGGTATATTCCTTTCTTTCATTACAGCAAAAGACTCTTTGATTAATTGTCCCATATACCCTTTACCCCTGTATTCGGGTAAAGTGCATAATCCTGCCAGATAATAAAAAGGTATTACTTCACCATAAAACCGAATAGAGTAGGGTAGCATTTGCAAAGAAGCCACAGCCTTATTGTCGATCCAATATATAAGTGTGTTTTCGTCCCTGTATTGTCGGGAGAAATACAGATTCATATATTCATCGGTATCTTCGAAGCAGATTTTCCACATCGAACGAACTTCAGCGGCTGTGTTTTTATTTGCAAATTCAATCATATTCTATTTAAGTTGTTTACTGCATTATTTCGCTCAGCAAGGTACCAATACTCCTTCCTCTAATAAAATATCGGGCTGATACGAAAGCTTGGCTTTTCTCAATGGTTCCAATCCCATATCTTCCTCACGATTGATATATTTGAATTTAGAAGCTTCGTGTTCTATAAATTGCTGATTAATTATGGTGTAAGCTCCGTTAATTTCACCGAAAGCCTTTTCAACATGTACTACAAAAGTATCTTCCGTTAACTTTTCGCCAATTGTAAAGGCTATGATTTTTCCGTTTACACGGATAGCTCCTCCAGTCAATTGCAGTTCGTCGAAATGCTCTAACATCAATCGAGTTGCAATATAATCATATTGGAGCGATCTGTCTTTATCCTCTTTAATGTTTTCCCACTCATTGAGCATGGTCACACATTCGCTCAGATCTTTTTTGCTTGTTATGGGGAAGTACTGCCAATCGGGATTATCAATTTTAAATCGGTTGATATGGTTGCGTTTGCTTTGAAGCTTCTTGCCCGAAAGCGAAATTAATTTCGAAGAAAGGTAGATGTATTCGTCGTTGTTGCGTTCGTGTATATATTTGAATTGATTGGGCATTTTTTTATTGATCATTTCCCACATTTCGGCGGTGATGCCCTTCATCTGAAAAGGTCTATTCGAAGCTTTCGCATCTGCCTGTAATATTTGTATCGATTCATTAACAGGCATCGGGCCAATAGGCATCATATAATATGTCTCACCATCTATTTCCTGAAATTTAAGAAATAAAGTTTTGTGTTGAATGTCGTATTGAGTTTTGAATTTAGCATTCCATGCAAACATATTGGTAAAGCTGAAATCGCATGCACGGAAAGTGTTGCCATCCAGACAAGCATCTATTTGGGGCTTATCGGATAGTTCTATGGTTTTAAAGTGAATCATAACTACTTAATTAAACTAGTGTTAAATGTTTATTACTATCCTTTTTATCAAAGTATAGTTGAGTAATATAACCGATCAAAATAGTAAAAAGGTCTGCGACCTTAGTCTATCAAACAATTGGTATTCTTGTTATGTTCATATCTCTACAAAAAGCACGCCGAAAATTTCAGATGACAGATTTCTCTTTCAATCTGACAATTTTTAAGTATATTTGATTCAGTAATTAAGGTCACAGACCTTACGTATTTGGCTTATTTACATACTTAATTGTTATGAAAACGAATAATGACTGGAAAGACCGCTTAAATGTGGTTTATTCGACCAATCCCGATTATAAATATGATTCGGAAGACGAAGAAGAGGTAGTTGCCTTACCCAAAGAAAAGCAACTTCTCAGAATAGAACTTGATAAGAGAAACCGCAAAGGTAAATCGGTAACACTGATTACTAATTTTGTAGGATCGGATGACGATTTGCAGGACTTGGCAAAATCGCTTAAAACCCGTTGTGGGGTGGGAGGTTCTGCCCGTGACGGAGAAATTCTTCTTCAAGGCGATTTCAGAACCAAAGTTTTAGAGCTGTTACAAAAAGACGGATATGCTAAGGCACGAATCATCTGATAGTGCAAACCTGACCGTTTATAAAGCTTCTGCCGGATCGGGTAAAACACACCGACTGACGGAGGAGTACCTCTTGTTGCTTTTTTCTTCCCCTTTTTCGTACAAACATATTCTGGCCGTAACCTTTACCAATAAGGCTACCGAGGAAATGAAAAGCCGTATTATCGAAGAACTGGCAAAACTGGCATCGGATAAACCTTCCGATTATGTAAAGACGCTGACCAAAGAATACCGCAAACCCGAAGAGTGGGTGAGGGCACAGGCTCGAAAGATATTGATTAGTATACTTCACGACTATTCGTCTTTTTCGATCAGTACCATTGACCGATTCTTTCAACAAACCATGCGGGCTTTTACCCGTGAAATTGGTTTGGGGGGAGGGTATAATGTCGAACTCGATACAGGTAAAGTTCTGGGCGAAGCCATCGACTCAATGCTTTACGATCTGGAACGAGCCGAGAATGAACAGTTACTCGATTGGTTGATACGTTTCTCCGAAGAAAAAATAGAAAGTGGCGAAACGTGGAATATCCGAAATGATATTCAATCGCTATCCACCGAAATTTTCAAAGAAACCTACAAAGCTTTCAGCGATCAGATACAAGCCGACATTGCTGATAAAACCCTGTTGGACGATTATAAAAAAACGCTGATAATCTATATTCAACAATACGAAAAAAGGTCGAAAGAAATTGCTGAGAAGGCACTTAATATAATGGTGAGGTTCGACCTTCGGCCTGACGATTTTAAAGGAGGAGCACGATCTACTTTCTTTAGCTTTCAGAAGTGGGCAACAGGCGAAATTAAAGAACCTACCGATACTTTCCGCAAACTCCCCGATGATGTATCGGGCTGGTATACAAAAACTACTCCTGTCGATGTGAAATCTAAAATAGAAGATGCATTTGGCAATGGCTTGAATGATTGTGTAAATGATATTATTGCTCACTATGATAACTCGATAACCTATCAGACAGCTTATGAGGTAAACCGTTACTTTTTCACATTGGGAATATTGGGCGATGTCGATAAAAAAGTAAGGGAATATGCAGCAGAGAATAACGTGATGCTTATTTCGGATACTACCGAATTACTCAATAAGATTATTGAAGGCACAGATACTCCGTTTGTATATGAAAAGGTGGGTACCCGTGTAGATCATTATATGATAGATGAGTTTCAGGACACATCCAATATGCAGTGGAAAAACTTCTTGCCTTTGGTGAGAGACAGTCTTTCTGCCGGAAATAAGAATCTTATTGTAGGTGATGTAAAACAAAGTATCTATCGCTGGCGTAATTCCGATTGGAAACTTTTGGATGAGCAACTCGATATCGATTTTAAAACCAACGGTGTTATTCATAAATCGCTCGATACGAACTGGAGAAGCGGCGAAAACGTCATCAACTTTAATAATGCTGTTTTCGAAATAGGTTCGAAGTTATTGCAAAACCTGTTTAATGAAACTTTAGCCGATATAACGTATGACGAGGCTTTAGCTCCTTTGTATACACGTATCGAAAACGCTTATAAAGATTCTTATCAATACCTTCCCGAAAAAAAGAAAGGTAATCTTTCGGGACATGTAAAAGTTCATTTTGTAGACACCGAAGAAAATAGCAACTGGCAGGCTTATGTTTTAGATCAGTTGCCACATACTATAGAAGAACTTCAGGATAAAGGATATTCGTTAAGAGATATTGCCATATTAGTTCGTACCAAGAAAGAAGGAGCAGAGGTGGCAAACCGACTTTTGGAATATAAAAACTTACAGAAGCATTCGAAATACAGATACGATATTATTTCCGATGAAGCCTTGTTTATCAGAAACTCGAAGAGTATAAAGTTGGTTGTTTCGTTATTGAAATACTTGCGAAATCCATCCGATTTCACATTGAGGACATTGGCTATTTACGAATATTTCAAGTTTAAAGATCAGCTAACCCCCGAAGAAACAATATGTACACACCTTTCTAATTCCGATGATTTTCCCGAAGAAGTCTCTGTTGAATTGAATCGGATTAAAGAACTTCCCCTCTATGAAATGACCGAAGAGATTTTCGATCTTTTTAAAGAAGCCATGGAAAGTAACGAGAATATCTATATACAAGCGTTTATGGATATGGTTCTCGATTTCTCGGTGAAGCATTCGTCCGATCTTGATTCCTTCCTTCAATGGTGGGACGAAAGCGGACAGACCAAAACCATATTCACACCCGACGGGCAGGATGCCATACGAATTATGACTATCCATAAATCGAAAGGACTGGGTTTCGAAGTCGTACTTCTTCCTTTCGGGCATTGGGATATAGACCATAAGATGCCTACTATCCTTTGGTGTCAGCCCCGGTTTGAGCCTTTCAACCAATTGCAGCTTGTCCCCGTAAAATATTCTCAGAAGCTAAAGAATACCATCTTTGCCTATGAATATTTTGATGAAAAACTGCATGCCTTTATCGATAACTTCAATGTTCTTTATGTAGCCCTTACCCGTGCTAAGAACGATCTGATTATATTTTCGCCCAAGCCTAAAGAAAAGCAAAAGGGAATCAATTCGATCTCGTCTCTTTTGTGGACTTGCATTCATGCAGAAGCAAAACCACAAGAGGGTAAAACCTTTGTGTCGTTGCAAGAATCAATGGATCAGGAATCCGATTGCTTCGAATTGGGCGAGAGCAAAGGCGATTCCTTGTCACAAAGAGGCTCAGATACTTTATCGGACGATGAGGTCAGTATCGGCACATTAGCAAGTATTTCTTTTGATGACAGGCTGAAATTACGATTAAACAACAAGTATTTCTTTTCCGAAAACGGACAGCGTGAGTATGGTACTCTTATGCACGAAATTGTAAGTAAAGTAACATCGTTGGCAGATTTAGATAGAGTGGTAGAGACCTATCAATTATCCGGTGAAATAACTGAAGAGGAGAGAACCAAAATAACTCTGCTTTTGAATGACTATTTGTCTAATCCGCAGATAGAACCTTGGTACACCGAAGAATATAAGGTGTTGAATGAGGTGGAAATATTACAACCCAATGGTACATTTATCCGTCCCGACAGGGTCATGATGCAGGCGGGCGAAGTTATAGTTATAGATTATAAATTCGGAGAAAAAGAAGAAAAAAAATACCTCAAGCAAGTGAAAAACTATATGACCCAGATCAAAAAAATGGGTTATAATAACGTCAAAGGATTCGTTTGCTATATTACGTTGGGATTGGTGATTGAAGTAGAATAACCTTACTATGTACCATTACTTTATCAGTTTATCTATTCTTTTATTTAGCATTGTACTCAATGTGCAATCTCAGGTAGTAAATGATAATGATTACACTTCACTTTATATTTTCAATGCGGATAGAAATAACGGTTTTGAAGTAAAGGCTTCAATCGTAGCCTTGTTTACTGCTGGATCGGCTGATAGAAACGGTTTTCGCTTGGGTGGTTCGTTAACCGTATCTAAAACGATTGGGGACTGGACATTTTCAACAGGGCTGGATGCCTATAAAGCCAAAGAAAAATTCGGACTGGGTACTACCTTTGCCAGAGTGGATTATGACGATGGCAGATACGGAGCTTCGTATTTGGTCAATAAATATTATCAAGGCGGCAAACAAGTCTCTGGAATTGTAGGTCTCAGGTTAGATAATTTCAGCCTAAAATTCGAAGATGATATTCTGGCTCTCCCTTTTACCGGATTTACGATTTATGACAGATACCGGACGGCTGCTTTAGAACTTCGATACAAACACTTCATGGTCGGTACAAATGTATATACGACCGAAATAAACGGTTTAACAGATGCGTCACCCTATAATCGAAAAGGTACATACCTGGGTGGAAAGCAAATATCAAGCCCGATTTATGTCGGCTATACAAATAAAGACCTGATACTCCGTTATGGTTTAAACAATCAGACGGGAGGATACCTCGGACAAAATCTGTGGCATCGTAAGTTTTTCGATACAGGCGATTTCAAATCGGCAGGATATCGGAATCAGTTTCTTCAAGTTGGTACTTATCAGCCTTATACCCTATATTGATAATGAGAAAATTTTACTTTACAATATGTATATTCATAATTGGCTTATCAGCTTGTGTAACCGTTAAGCCGAAAGATTTTACCTATCCATATACAAAGGAATATACAGGTCTCGATACATTGATTAATATAAATGGCTATTACGTTACCGAGAGAGAATGTGATTCTACGTTCTTTTCTGTCTTTATGTTTTATCCCGATGGCTTATTCACGATTGCAACTGCGAATAATATTTCTGATCTGACCGATTGTTTTGAGAATGGAGGCAAGTCTAATTTTTGCCAATACGCTTCTTGGGGTACTTATCGGGTAACGGGAGATACAATTAAGACGCAAACGATCAGGCAGGAGGGAATGGGTATCTGTACTGTTTTTCGTGATTACGAAATTAAAGGAGCTGAAATCTTAATTAACATAAGTGATTATGTATATCCTCACAATACTAATCTGGGGTATATGAAAGACTATCCGTCTTTTCAAAAGAATAAATGTGCCAAGGCTGCGGTCTTCTATCCTTTGGCTAAAAAACGTAATAGCGAGGATTGTTCATTTATAACGAAAAAATGGTTTAACCCTAACAAATAAAGGGTTTTTGAAAATTAATATATAATCTTTTGTTAATGAAATGTTATATATATTATCAAATTGTATAAAATAAAGCTATAAATGTTTTCAGGATAACACAAATAGGTTAACTTTGCCAATTGTTTAATAAAAAGGAAACACTTAGCTATCTTTATATGAGTTATTTAATAAAACCGGATCAATATCATGCTTTGCTCGATTTGCAACAAACAGAATTGGGCATAAAACAAATAAAAGATTTCTTTCAACAAAATCTTGCATCCGAACTTAGACTTAGAAGAGTTACTGCTCCCTTATTCGTATTAAAGGGAATGGGAATCAATGATGATTTGAACGGAGTAGAGCGTGCAGTTACTTTTCCTATCAAAGATATGGGAGATGAGTATGCCGAGATTGTACATTCATTAGCAAAATGGAAACGATTGACTCTTGCCGATTATGGTATCAATGACGGATATGGAATATATACCGACATGAATGCTATCCGTGCAGATGAAGAATTAGGTAATTTACACTCTCTGTATGTGGATCAGTGGGATTGGGAAATGGCGATATGTCCTCATAACCGTACGATCGATTTTCTGAAAGGAATTGTAAGACGTATTTATGCAGCATTGGTTCGCACCGAATTTTTGGTTTATGAAATGTTTCCTCAGATAAAGCCGATTCTTTCGAATGAAATTAAGTTTATCCATTCCGAAGAACTATTGCAATTATATCCTGATCTTACCACTAAAGAAAGAGAAGATAAAGTCGCAAAAGAATACGGCGCTGTTTTTATCATAGGTATTGGCGGTGTATTAAGTAACGGAGAACCACATGACGGACGTGCTCCCGATTATGACGATTGGACTACTGTTGGAGAAGACGGATATAAGGGATTAAACGGAGACCTTATTGTTTGGAATCCTGTATTGGGACGTGCTATGGAATTATCTTCCATGGGTATTCGTGTGAACAAAGAGGTTCTTCTGGAACAATTAAAAATAAAAGGACAAGAGTCTAAAAAAGACTTATATTTCCACAAACGTTTGATCGAAGGTTCATTACCTTTATCAATAGGGGGAGGTATCGGGCAGTCGCGTCTTTGTATGTTCTTCCT encodes:
- the asnA gene encoding aspartate--ammonia ligase, whose product is MSYLIKPDQYHALLDLQQTELGIKQIKDFFQQNLASELRLRRVTAPLFVLKGMGINDDLNGVERAVTFPIKDMGDEYAEIVHSLAKWKRLTLADYGINDGYGIYTDMNAIRADEELGNLHSLYVDQWDWEMAICPHNRTIDFLKGIVRRIYAALVRTEFLVYEMFPQIKPILSNEIKFIHSEELLQLYPDLTTKEREDKVAKEYGAVFIIGIGGVLSNGEPHDGRAPDYDDWTTVGEDGYKGLNGDLIVWNPVLGRAMELSSMGIRVNKEVLLEQLKIKGQESKKDLYFHKRLIEGSLPLSIGGGIGQSRLCMFFLRKGHIGEIQAGIWPGDMRAEAQKLGMPLI